In Mycolicibacterium lutetiense, the sequence GGACCGTCAGACCGGTGCGGTCGCCGGAATGCCGCCGGCGGCCGGGATGCAGCCGAGCGTGGCGGGGTTCTCGGCGGGCTCGGGCGGCCTCCCGCCGCCCTCGTCCGGGTGGTCCGGGTTGTCCGGGTTGTCCGGAGCGTCGCCGCGAAGCGGGTGGAGTGGCGACGCAGGCCCCGAGGCCGCGGTCGGGTTGAGTGACCCGGGCATGTTCGGCGAGGGGGTGGCGGTGCGACTGCCCGACGGGAGCACGGCCACGGCACCCAACGGCGTGGCAGCCAGCGCGGTACGGCACGCGCTGACCCAGTTGGGGGTGCCCTACCGGTGGGGCGGCACGACGCCGGGCGCTGGCCTGGACTGCAGCGGGCTGACCCAATGGGCGTATCGCGAAGCCGGGCTGGATATTCCGCGGCTGGCGCAGGAGCAGGACATCGGCAAAGCCGTGTCGGCGGGGACGCTGCGCCCGGGTGACCTGGCGGTATGGGACGGCCATGTCGCCATGATCGTCGGCGAAAACACCATGATCGAGGCGGGTGATCCGGTGAAACTGTCGCCTATCCGAACGACGAATGCCGGTCAGGGCTTTCAGGGGTTCTGGCGGCCGACGGTGTAGTCGGCCCCCGGGCCGACGCACGAACCGGAGACAACCTGACCGGCGTCGGAGGGGCCCCACTAGGCTGTGCCGCATGGCTGCTGACATCGTCCCAATTCGGCTCGGGCTGACCAAGGGCGACCTCTACACACTCTGGG encodes:
- a CDS encoding C40 family peptidase, coding for MPASATALAAPLYELRDLVGSGWPTRGPAATALDEAHAALSDIAAALGRSWDRAANDWSGTAATAAANFTAGTAAEVAGLADRAQALSAAAGQAGSAVAQARTRLQAIIDRFEERAAALAPHLDEPGVARELKAEAQRAITEASAVVEELRAELDRQTGAVAGMPPAAGMQPSVAGFSAGSGGLPPPSSGWSGLSGLSGASPRSGWSGDAGPEAAVGLSDPGMFGEGVAVRLPDGSTATAPNGVAASAVRHALTQLGVPYRWGGTTPGAGLDCSGLTQWAYREAGLDIPRLAQEQDIGKAVSAGTLRPGDLAVWDGHVAMIVGENTMIEAGDPVKLSPIRTTNAGQGFQGFWRPTV